A genomic region of Pseudomonas sp. MPC6 contains the following coding sequences:
- a CDS encoding transporter substrate-binding domain-containing protein: MSTLRRWRSLACLLLPGCFWISSVCAQPQTLTLLGRSSAEGQVAKLSDSDSRWLRQKGRLVLAVSAPDYPPFDITTTGTDYEGLTADYAGLLQQLLHVEIDVQRYESREDAVQAIKQGSADLLGTANRYEAENTALRMSSAYAVDQPVLVTHTESSPPLDPDLAGKRLATLYHYLPAHDVQAFYPEASVQLFPSTLSAVGAVAFGQADVYLGDAISAHYLISKNYLNNVQLADFSPMEPGLFAFAMTCDNQPLHRIVNSALAAVSTNERMNILRRWGASGTSIPGTQALQLSEAEQRWLDGHPRARVAMNENILPISFIDSDGKFRGISADVLDKISLRTGLQFDIRPARSIAEMLEALKTGEVDLVAGISPSLEREADLRFTRPFLTSPNVLVTRSGPNNPTTLDEMAGKTLAVTQGNSAGEFIRQHFPQIRLVNAPLTADAMDMVARGKADGGINSLIAARYMISRRYRGQLRVTSTVGTDPARSTLATRREAFELHSILDKALLSIAPEEIDDLTLYWRNDLMVEQSFWLRHRQAIIQAFAGAGALLVLALVWIGYQRRQIRQRQLLLSQLQDAKDAADEANRAKTTFLANMSHEIRTPMNALLGMLELAQKRADEGIADRSAIEVASNAGQQLLALIGDILDIARIESGHLSLTPERANLRTLVESVCRVFEGLARQKHLEWRVDLDRHSDCDVLIDPTRFKQVLSNLLSNAIKFTHQGEVSLTLRVEPVLSGHLAVSVCIEDSGIGIGTVDQLRLFSPFVQAGNSQQSGRSGSGLGLVISRSLCEMMGGRLQLDSVLGQGTRIDVSLELEALQPLPSRESCASEVQVPTRALLILVVDDYPANRLLLSRQLSFLGHQVLEAEDGARGLAQWREHEFDLIITDCNMPVSSGYELAGAIRDDERAQGLQPTRILGFTANAQPEEKIRCIEAGMDDCLFKPIRLADLSAWLASRFAGEGPKVIAASAASAAPATAEIDLSGLELYVGADRELIEQLLRDLAVSNRDDRELLLQLHTSGNLHNLPILAHRIKGGALMVRAARLTQCCEQLERACGDGRVALIDEAVDQLQQAMTRLDRSLAQG; encoded by the coding sequence ATGAGCACCTTGCGGCGTTGGCGCAGCCTGGCATGCCTGCTGCTACCGGGATGCTTCTGGATCTCGAGTGTCTGTGCGCAGCCACAGACACTGACGTTGCTGGGGCGCTCCAGTGCCGAGGGGCAAGTCGCCAAACTGTCAGACTCCGATTCACGCTGGCTGCGGCAAAAGGGCCGATTGGTGCTCGCCGTCTCCGCACCGGATTATCCGCCCTTCGACATCACGACCACCGGCACTGATTACGAGGGATTGACCGCTGACTATGCCGGTCTGTTGCAGCAGCTGCTGCACGTAGAGATCGACGTGCAGCGGTACGAATCGCGAGAGGACGCGGTGCAAGCCATCAAGCAAGGTAGCGCGGACTTGCTCGGCACGGCCAACAGATATGAGGCCGAAAACACAGCGCTGCGCATGTCCAGTGCCTATGCCGTCGACCAGCCGGTGCTGGTGACGCACACTGAGTCATCGCCGCCGCTGGACCCGGACCTGGCCGGCAAACGGCTCGCGACGCTGTACCACTATTTACCTGCGCATGACGTGCAGGCGTTCTACCCCGAGGCCAGCGTCCAATTGTTTCCCTCTACCCTGAGTGCGGTGGGGGCCGTAGCCTTCGGGCAAGCGGACGTTTATCTGGGCGACGCGATCAGCGCTCATTACCTGATCAGCAAGAACTATCTGAACAACGTGCAGTTGGCCGATTTTTCGCCCATGGAGCCCGGTCTCTTTGCATTCGCGATGACCTGCGACAATCAACCCTTGCATCGCATCGTCAACAGCGCGCTGGCGGCGGTGAGCACCAATGAACGGATGAACATCCTGCGTCGATGGGGCGCCAGCGGGACGTCCATCCCGGGCACGCAAGCGCTGCAATTGAGCGAGGCCGAGCAGCGGTGGCTGGATGGACATCCGCGAGCCAGGGTGGCGATGAACGAAAACATCCTGCCGATTTCGTTTATCGACAGCGATGGCAAGTTCCGCGGCATCAGCGCGGATGTACTGGACAAAATCAGTCTGCGCACCGGCCTGCAGTTCGATATACGGCCTGCCAGATCGATCGCCGAGATGTTGGAGGCGCTCAAGACCGGAGAAGTCGATCTGGTGGCGGGGATCAGTCCCAGTCTCGAGCGCGAGGCCGATTTGCGCTTCACCCGGCCGTTTCTCACCAGCCCGAATGTGCTGGTGACTCGCTCGGGGCCGAACAACCCCACGACCCTGGATGAAATGGCCGGCAAAACCCTGGCGGTCACCCAGGGCAACAGTGCCGGTGAATTCATTCGTCAGCATTTCCCGCAGATCAGGCTGGTCAATGCCCCCCTGACCGCGGATGCGATGGACATGGTCGCCCGGGGCAAGGCTGACGGCGGTATCAACTCGTTGATCGCTGCCCGCTACATGATTTCCCGGCGTTATCGGGGGCAGCTGCGGGTAACCAGCACCGTCGGCACCGATCCCGCCCGCAGTACCCTGGCCACCCGTCGCGAAGCGTTTGAACTGCATTCGATCCTGGACAAGGCGCTGCTCAGTATCGCCCCTGAAGAAATCGATGACCTGACGCTCTATTGGCGCAATGACCTGATGGTGGAGCAAAGCTTTTGGCTGCGTCATCGCCAGGCCATTATTCAGGCATTTGCCGGCGCTGGCGCCTTGTTGGTGCTCGCCCTGGTCTGGATCGGTTATCAGCGCCGGCAGATCCGCCAGCGCCAGCTGTTGCTCAGCCAGCTACAGGACGCCAAGGACGCCGCCGACGAGGCCAATCGAGCCAAGACCACGTTTCTGGCCAACATGAGCCATGAGATCCGTACGCCGATGAATGCCCTGCTCGGGATGCTCGAACTGGCGCAGAAACGTGCCGATGAAGGTATTGCCGACCGTTCGGCCATCGAGGTGGCGTCGAATGCCGGGCAACAATTGCTGGCGTTGATCGGCGACATCCTGGACATCGCCCGCATCGAATCCGGGCATTTGTCGTTGACCCCTGAGCGAGCCAACTTGCGGACACTGGTGGAATCGGTGTGTCGGGTTTTCGAGGGCCTGGCACGGCAGAAGCACCTGGAGTGGCGCGTCGATCTGGACCGGCACAGCGACTGCGACGTGTTGATCGACCCCACGCGCTTCAAGCAGGTGCTGTCCAATCTGTTGAGCAACGCCATCAAGTTCACCCACCAAGGTGAAGTGAGCCTGACGCTGCGGGTCGAGCCTGTCCTGTCGGGGCATCTGGCGGTCAGTGTGTGCATCGAAGACAGTGGCATCGGCATCGGCACCGTGGATCAGCTGCGGTTGTTCAGTCCGTTCGTTCAGGCCGGCAACAGCCAGCAGTCCGGCCGCAGTGGTTCCGGCCTGGGGTTGGTGATCAGCCGTTCCTTGTGTGAAATGATGGGCGGTCGCTTGCAGCTCGACAGCGTCCTCGGGCAGGGCACCCGGATCGACGTCAGCCTGGAACTGGAGGCGTTGCAGCCGTTGCCTTCGCGCGAGTCGTGCGCCAGTGAAGTTCAGGTGCCCACCCGGGCGCTGCTGATCCTGGTGGTAGACGATTACCCGGCCAATCGATTGTTGCTGTCACGGCAGCTGAGCTTTCTGGGGCACCAGGTGCTCGAGGCCGAGGACGGCGCGCGCGGCTTGGCGCAATGGCGCGAACATGAGTTCGATCTGATCATTACCGACTGCAACATGCCAGTGAGCAGTGGCTATGAATTGGCGGGGGCGATTCGTGATGACGAGCGGGCCCAGGGATTGCAACCGACGCGGATACTGGGGTTCACCGCCAATGCGCAGCCCGAGGAAAAGATCCGCTGCATCGAAGCGGGGATGGACGATTGCCTGTTCAAACCCATCCGGCTGGCCGATCTGAGTGCATGGTTGGCATCGAGGTTTGCGGGTGAGGGGCCCAAGGTGATTGCAGCATCTGCAGCATCTGCAGCACCTGCGACGGCCGAGATCGACCTGAGCGGCCTGGAACTCTACGTCGGCGCGGACCGTGAGCTGATCGAACAATTGCTGCGCGATCTGGCCGTGAGCAACCGCGATGACCGCGAGCTTCTGTTGCAGCTGCACACCAGTGGCAATCTCCATAACTTGCCGATCCTGGCGCACCGGATCAAGGGCGGCGCGCTGATGGTTCGCGCGGCCCGGCTGACCCAGTGTTGCGAGCAACTGGAGCGGGCCTGTGGCGACGGCCGCGTGGCACTGATCGACGAGGCCGTCGATCAGTTGCAACAGGCCATGACGCGCCTGGATCGAAGCCTTGCCCAGGGCTGA
- a CDS encoding Imm5 family immunity protein, with protein sequence MNKKTKVLISKLLNEVRRSPSGDLVLPLRKLLWKTITEEESGLMQKLTLTSLDVACVNHASFMWSQKFKESQDIATMLSIALDAANGKIAEVTALNKRDEFYVEIVEDQDYQVDEYPIMFVGHAAANTIATATADFIYDPSDLRNDRDLDPNAFEPSYLIASAFAGGLEENGNSELRRGFWEWYLSCAISQIV encoded by the coding sequence ATGAACAAGAAAACTAAAGTGCTTATTAGTAAGCTTCTCAATGAAGTCAGGCGGTCACCCTCCGGTGATTTAGTTCTCCCTCTAAGGAAGCTTTTGTGGAAGACAATTACTGAAGAAGAGTCCGGCTTGATGCAGAAGCTAACTCTCACAAGCTTGGATGTCGCTTGTGTAAATCATGCCTCATTTATGTGGTCGCAAAAGTTTAAGGAATCTCAGGATATCGCGACGATGTTATCGATAGCGCTTGATGCTGCGAATGGTAAGATCGCAGAAGTCACGGCGCTAAACAAGCGTGATGAATTTTATGTCGAAATTGTTGAAGATCAGGATTACCAAGTTGACGAGTATCCGATAATGTTTGTCGGGCATGCTGCTGCAAATACGATTGCCACTGCAACCGCCGATTTTATATACGATCCATCTGATCTTCGTAATGATCGCGATCTAGATCCCAATGCTTTTGAACCAAGTTATTTAATAGCATCAGCGTTTGCGGGTGGTTTGGAAGAGAACGGGAACTCTGAATTACGGCGTGGGTTTTGGGAGTGGTATTTGTCTTGCGCCATTAGTCAGATCGTTTGA
- a CDS encoding PAAR domain-containing protein gives MSAAARLADPIEHTGSLTGLLAGLAVGAIAAALIVGTGGLAAVAIVGATAAAGAGIGQLIGSFSYFNHGTGQIVSGSGNVYINGKSAARAHLDKAGCNEHGSAPQIVAQGSGTVHINGQPAARVGDRTVCDAKISSGSGNVFIGGGTDTTDPINPEVPVWLERAILVVGLASAFVLASPVIVIAGFAGGVAGGLAGNWAGGELFGEGSDQQKLMAFGGALLGGSLGAKGGKWFDARYEIKLQGVGSFFGNVTIVPRNAGTVASIAESEAALGRAHLAKLELPPNKEYNVKTVSSNDKKTLSGWGNKKPEGYEKVPAEQVKAKSEAIGHEVKAHPYDRDYDGQYFSSHAEKQMSIISPNHPIGVSKPMCSDCKGYFSKLAQYNNADQIVADPKAVRIFKSDGTVETILRPE, from the coding sequence ATGAGTGCGGCTGCGCGTTTGGCTGATCCTATCGAGCACACCGGGTCGCTTACGGGGCTGCTCGCAGGGCTTGCCGTTGGAGCAATTGCTGCTGCATTGATCGTAGGAACGGGAGGATTGGCAGCCGTCGCGATAGTTGGCGCCACTGCCGCTGCGGGCGCCGGTATCGGACAACTGATCGGAAGTTTTTCCTATTTCAACCACGGTACCGGCCAGATAGTCAGTGGTTCCGGCAATGTCTACATTAATGGAAAATCCGCCGCCAGAGCTCACTTGGACAAGGCAGGCTGTAATGAGCATGGTTCTGCGCCGCAAATCGTTGCACAAGGGAGCGGTACCGTTCATATCAACGGTCAGCCTGCCGCCCGTGTAGGCGATCGCACCGTATGCGATGCAAAAATCAGTTCGGGGTCTGGCAACGTTTTCATCGGTGGAGGCACCGATACGACCGACCCGATAAATCCTGAAGTTCCTGTATGGCTTGAGCGAGCAATACTTGTCGTTGGTTTGGCGAGTGCATTCGTGCTGGCAAGCCCGGTGATCGTCATTGCAGGGTTTGCCGGAGGTGTTGCTGGCGGGTTGGCGGGAAACTGGGCTGGAGGGGAGTTATTTGGTGAGGGCTCCGACCAGCAGAAATTGATGGCCTTCGGTGGGGCGTTGCTGGGTGGTAGTTTAGGGGCCAAAGGAGGCAAGTGGTTTGACGCGCGGTATGAGATAAAACTTCAGGGAGTTGGGTCTTTTTTTGGGAATGTTACTATCGTCCCAAGAAATGCTGGTACGGTCGCTAGTATTGCGGAATCGGAGGCAGCTTTAGGTAGGGCCCATCTAGCAAAACTTGAGCTCCCTCCAAATAAGGAATACAACGTAAAAACCGTATCGTCGAATGACAAAAAAACGTTAAGTGGATGGGGCAATAAAAAGCCTGAAGGGTATGAAAAGGTCCCTGCGGAGCAAGTAAAGGCGAAATCCGAAGCAATCGGGCATGAAGTTAAAGCACATCCTTATGATAGAGATTATGATGGGCAATATTTTTCGTCGCATGCGGAAAAACAAATGTCTATAATTAGTCCAAATCATCCGATTGGTGTTTCCAAACCTATGTGTAGTGACTGTAAAGGCTATTTTTCAAAATTAGCACAATACAATAATGCGGATCAGATAGTCGCCGATCCTAAGGCTGTTCGGATTTTTAAGTCAGATGGTACCGTTGAGACAATTTTGAGGCCTGAATGA
- a CDS encoding DcrB-related protein, protein MRTSIYDRISEKRIREEKRLEEERLRQEALPPPPKRFQTNELSFVRPANFKDKTFHVFTLTDIGPSPLSVVIGRTPIEEDGDLETMAQQLLADLKKALSHLEWVEHLGPAEVAGVEARRVEFKWRQQGQPVHQLQLMFLHQDEHLQPLLIQITGTSNNPKGMTPDQRSVFYAFLNTLELRQIRGTDLPVGPA, encoded by the coding sequence ATGCGAACCAGTATTTACGATCGTATTTCAGAGAAACGAATTCGTGAGGAAAAACGCCTCGAGGAAGAGCGTTTGAGACAAGAGGCGCTACCTCCGCCGCCCAAGCGCTTTCAAACCAACGAGCTGAGTTTTGTTCGGCCGGCCAATTTCAAGGACAAGACGTTTCATGTATTCACGCTAACAGATATAGGGCCAAGTCCCTTGTCCGTGGTGATAGGTCGAACACCAATCGAGGAAGACGGTGACCTTGAAACCATGGCGCAACAGTTATTGGCCGATCTAAAGAAAGCACTATCCCATCTGGAGTGGGTGGAGCATCTGGGCCCTGCCGAAGTCGCAGGTGTAGAAGCACGACGTGTCGAGTTCAAATGGAGGCAACAAGGTCAACCGGTGCACCAACTCCAGTTGATGTTTCTACATCAGGATGAACATCTGCAGCCGCTTTTGATACAGATCACAGGAACCAGCAACAACCCGAAAGGCATGACGCCTGACCAAAGAAGCGTATTTTACGCATTTCTAAATACCCTTGAACTACGGCAAATCCGAGGGACTGACCTGCCGGTAGGGCCGGCATGA
- a CDS encoding response regulator, translating into MSNKALRILIADEQHFQRMRIERLFNQLGYHRVAPVQHLPELLTLVEYSTTPFDVVVINASLAGGALDLLDFFRDHPQVHYALIYDGQQAQLPPIPACGQQKVQVSHGSLPDLASIERLMAIVDCPEPFVGTVISVR; encoded by the coding sequence TTGTCGAACAAAGCGTTACGTATCCTGATTGCCGACGAGCAACATTTTCAGCGGATGAGAATCGAGCGCCTGTTCAACCAGCTTGGCTACCACCGGGTGGCACCTGTGCAACACCTGCCGGAGCTGCTGACGCTGGTCGAATACAGCACCACGCCATTCGATGTGGTGGTCATCAATGCCTCGTTGGCCGGCGGCGCGCTGGACTTGCTCGATTTTTTCCGCGATCACCCGCAGGTCCATTACGCCTTGATCTACGACGGCCAACAGGCGCAATTGCCGCCGATTCCGGCCTGCGGGCAGCAGAAGGTTCAAGTGAGCCATGGTTCGCTGCCCGATCTGGCGTCCATTGAACGGTTGATGGCAATCGTCGATTGCCCCGAACCGTTCGTCGGCACTGTCATTTCTGTCAGGTAG
- a CDS encoding response regulator transcription factor — MKSAKSALIADDHPVVRAAVKILLGQEGFKQIYEVSNGNEVLPMIREHKPELVILDLIMPSLDGLEVLARIQSGDVPCRVVVFTSQEGLFYQGRCMCAGAVAYVSKANDLEHLHKAVQAVMAGYSYFARLPSSSVLLNSLQRSEKELIDKLSDRELTIFQYLARGLSNKAIAEIMNLSHKTVSTYKTRTIEKLNVESPVHLRDFAMRNHLI; from the coding sequence ATGAAGTCAGCGAAGTCAGCGCTGATAGCGGACGATCATCCGGTGGTTCGCGCTGCAGTGAAAATCTTGCTCGGACAGGAGGGGTTCAAACAGATCTACGAGGTGTCCAACGGTAACGAAGTCTTGCCGATGATCCGCGAACATAAACCGGAGCTGGTGATACTGGATCTGATCATGCCCTCGCTGGACGGGCTTGAGGTGCTGGCGCGGATCCAGTCCGGTGACGTGCCGTGCCGGGTCGTGGTGTTCACCTCCCAGGAAGGCTTGTTTTATCAGGGGCGTTGCATGTGTGCCGGTGCGGTGGCGTATGTGTCCAAGGCCAATGATCTGGAACATTTGCACAAGGCCGTGCAGGCGGTCATGGCCGGTTATAGTTATTTCGCGAGGCTACCTTCAAGCTCGGTGTTGTTGAACAGCTTGCAACGTAGCGAAAAAGAGTTGATCGACAAACTCTCCGACCGGGAATTGACGATCTTCCAGTATCTGGCCCGTGGCCTGAGTAACAAGGCCATCGCCGAAATCATGAACCTGAGCCACAAGACGGTCAGCACCTACAAGACCCGGACCATAGAAAAACTCAATGTGGAATCCCCGGTGCACCTGAGGGATTTCGCCATGCGCAATCACTTGATCTGA